The following coding sequences lie in one Nitratireductor mangrovi genomic window:
- a CDS encoding aspartate/glutamate racemase family protein, whose product MRIAYVVPGPMSKGPMGAREMRRREELLNGWAFAGTEVSVVDVPDGPASIESAYEEAMSVPATVERIMQCERDGFDATIIGCFGDPGIEAARELATIPVVGPCESSLLMAAGLGHRFSVLTVFDSLIAGQEMLAIRAGVRDKLASVRATNIPVLDLMKDPDVTKKRLIEVAGACVNEDRADAFLFGCMTMSFLDMGDEISAAVGAPAVNAGRAALKHAEMLVSMGLSHSKKAYPMPPKMAAGQTFEALRVA is encoded by the coding sequence ATGCGAATTGCCTATGTGGTGCCCGGCCCGATGTCGAAGGGGCCGATGGGAGCCCGGGAGATGCGCCGCCGCGAAGAGCTTCTGAACGGCTGGGCTTTTGCCGGAACCGAGGTCAGCGTCGTCGACGTGCCCGATGGGCCGGCCTCTATCGAATCGGCCTATGAGGAGGCCATGTCGGTGCCGGCAACCGTCGAGCGCATCATGCAATGCGAGCGCGACGGTTTCGACGCCACCATCATCGGCTGCTTCGGCGACCCCGGCATCGAGGCGGCGCGCGAGCTTGCCACGATTCCGGTCGTTGGTCCGTGCGAATCCTCGCTGCTGATGGCGGCCGGCCTTGGCCACAGGTTCAGCGTGCTTACGGTTTTCGACAGCCTGATCGCCGGCCAGGAGATGCTCGCCATCCGCGCCGGCGTGCGCGACAAGCTGGCTTCCGTGCGTGCAACCAACATCCCCGTGCTGGACCTTATGAAGGATCCGGACGTTACGAAGAAACGCCTGATTGAGGTCGCAGGCGCCTGCGTCAACGAAGACCGCGCCGATGCCTTCCTCTTCGGCTGCATGACCATGTCGTTCCTCGACATGGGCGACGAGATTTCGGCCGCGGTCGGCGCGCCGGCCGTCAATGCCGGACGCGCCGCGCTCAAGCATGCCGAAATGCTGGTCTCGATGGGGCTCTCCCACTCCAAGAAAGCCTATCCGATGCCGCCGAAAATGGCGGCCGGCCAGACCTTCGAAGCCCTGCGGGTCGCCTGA
- a CDS encoding IclR family transcriptional regulator codes for MNGTNNYRIAAVDRALSVLEALADRPDQGVTALAKSLGLTKTIVFRLLQTLEDRGFVVRDPERAVYSLGYRVGVLGERVGRDGSLLFASRPVMDALRDQTLENVNLVVREGHRSLVLATRAGHHSIRLFAQAGRNGPLHAGGGSLLLLAYAGRAIIDKVLGDPLEAFTPHTITDRKKLRETLERIRANGYNIALNDLDEGAFSIAAPILGIDGQVIAAISVAGAVARYNEERRESHLKAVQDAAAAISSKLSLHRTDHELPAQAKSIA; via the coding sequence ATGAACGGCACCAACAATTACAGGATCGCGGCGGTCGACCGTGCCCTTTCCGTGCTCGAGGCCCTGGCCGACAGGCCAGATCAGGGCGTCACCGCGCTGGCCAAGTCGCTCGGGCTGACCAAGACCATTGTCTTCAGGCTGCTGCAGACGCTGGAGGATCGCGGCTTCGTCGTGCGCGACCCTGAGCGGGCGGTCTATTCGCTCGGCTACCGTGTCGGTGTTCTGGGCGAGCGGGTCGGGCGCGACGGCAGCCTGCTGTTCGCTTCACGCCCGGTCATGGATGCGCTCCGCGACCAGACGCTCGAAAACGTCAACCTTGTGGTGCGCGAAGGGCATCGCTCGCTGGTGCTGGCCACGCGCGCCGGCCACCATTCGATCCGCCTGTTCGCACAGGCCGGCCGCAACGGACCGTTGCATGCCGGCGGCGGTTCACTCCTGCTTCTGGCCTATGCCGGTCGCGCGATCATCGACAAGGTGCTGGGCGACCCGCTGGAGGCGTTCACGCCGCATACGATCACCGACCGCAAGAAACTCCGCGAGACGCTGGAGCGCATCCGGGCCAATGGCTACAACATCGCGCTCAACGATCTAGACGAGGGCGCATTTTCGATCGCCGCCCCGATCCTCGGCATCGACGGACAGGTGATCGCGGCCATCTCGGTCGCGGGCGCCGTCGCGCGCTACAACGAGGAGCGGCGCGAAAGCCATCTGAAAGCGGTGCAGGACGCCGCCGCGGCGATCTCGTCCAAGCTCTCCTTGCATCGCACTGATCACGAACTGCCGGCGCAGGCGAAGTCCATCGCCTGA
- a CDS encoding M28 family peptidase encodes MNETESAILDAVTLDEPWGLVESFATFKREHPDDVNRGMDEVVSRLRKHGVEVTVHEPSLYLSLPGLARVEADGKTFRAKPPAYSTDARGGLKGQLVYVGARHNAMITDMFEQKVDTTDELARMVRGKIVISEGFASPGLVSQFEEIGAIGVIGINPGVDIHWGICTTIWGTPDLDDLPRKPKIPAVAVNKPDGEALAEIADKGGEVTLYTEMEEGWFTSKLPEVFIKGSEEPDKYVFLHGHLDSWDVGVGDNATGDATMLEVARVLWANRGKLKRSVRICWWPGHSTGRYAGSTWFSDTFALDLEENCVAQVNCDSPGCRWATEFINLSRMSETEAFLAEVIGDVAGKAIEGERPHRAGDYSFNNIGISSYLMLSSTMPDVQREEKGYYTVGGCGGNIAWHTENDTLEIADKDILLRDIKVYLLAVLRNANAEILPFDWRATTKEFAETVAEYQKAAGKRFDLTLSKDAVGELATALDGFYGCVADGKVPADKANRVIQDLARILVPINFTRVNRFRHDPALTVPPLPSIAEAAALDGFDDATIGFAKTQLVRGQNRLVSALRQARRHIELVAG; translated from the coding sequence ATGAACGAGACCGAATCCGCGATCCTCGATGCCGTGACCCTGGACGAGCCATGGGGACTGGTGGAAAGCTTCGCGACTTTCAAGCGCGAACACCCGGACGACGTGAATCGCGGCATGGACGAGGTGGTATCGCGGCTGCGCAAGCATGGTGTCGAGGTGACGGTGCACGAGCCGAGCCTTTACCTGAGCCTGCCGGGCCTTGCCCGAGTCGAGGCCGATGGCAAGACGTTCCGCGCCAAGCCGCCGGCCTACAGCACCGACGCGCGTGGCGGCCTGAAGGGTCAACTCGTCTATGTCGGCGCCCGCCACAACGCGATGATCACCGACATGTTCGAGCAGAAGGTCGACACCACGGACGAGCTTGCCCGGATGGTGCGCGGCAAGATCGTGATCTCCGAAGGTTTCGCCAGTCCCGGGCTGGTCTCCCAGTTCGAGGAGATCGGCGCGATCGGCGTCATCGGCATCAATCCCGGCGTCGACATCCACTGGGGCATCTGCACCACCATCTGGGGCACGCCGGACCTCGACGACCTGCCGCGCAAGCCCAAGATTCCGGCCGTCGCCGTCAACAAGCCGGACGGCGAGGCACTGGCCGAGATCGCGGACAAGGGCGGCGAGGTCACGCTTTACACCGAGATGGAGGAAGGCTGGTTCACTTCGAAGCTGCCGGAAGTGTTCATCAAGGGCAGCGAGGAGCCGGACAAATATGTCTTCCTGCATGGCCATCTCGACAGCTGGGATGTCGGCGTGGGCGACAACGCCACGGGTGACGCCACCATGCTTGAGGTCGCACGCGTGCTATGGGCCAATCGTGGCAAGCTGAAACGCTCGGTGCGCATCTGCTGGTGGCCCGGCCACTCGACCGGGCGCTATGCCGGTTCGACCTGGTTCTCGGACACATTCGCGCTCGACCTGGAGGAGAACTGTGTCGCCCAGGTCAATTGCGACAGCCCCGGCTGCCGTTGGGCGACCGAGTTCATCAATCTGAGCCGCATGAGCGAAACGGAGGCATTCCTCGCCGAGGTGATCGGCGACGTCGCCGGCAAGGCGATCGAGGGTGAACGGCCGCACCGGGCGGGCGACTACTCCTTCAACAATATCGGCATCTCCAGCTACCTGATGCTGTCCTCGACCATGCCGGACGTGCAGCGCGAGGAAAAGGGCTACTACACGGTCGGCGGCTGCGGCGGCAACATCGCGTGGCACACCGAAAACGACACTCTGGAGATCGCCGACAAGGACATCCTACTGCGCGACATCAAGGTCTATCTGCTGGCGGTTCTGCGCAACGCCAACGCAGAGATTCTGCCGTTCGACTGGCGGGCCACGACGAAAGAGTTTGCCGAGACGGTCGCGGAATATCAGAAGGCGGCGGGCAAGCGTTTCGATCTGACGTTGTCGAAGGACGCGGTCGGGGAACTGGCCACGGCGCTCGACGGTTTTTATGGCTGCGTCGCCGACGGGAAGGTGCCGGCCGACAAGGCCAACCGCGTCATCCAGGATCTGGCGCGCATTCTGGTGCCGATCAATTTCACCCGGGTGAACCGGTTCCGCCACGACCCGGCTCTGACCGTGCCGCCGCTGCCCTCGATCGCCGAGGCGGCGGCCCTCGACGGTTTCGACGACGCCACGATCGGCTTTGCCAAGACCCAGCTCGTGCGCGGTCAGAACCGCCTCGTCTCGGCCCTGCGCCAGGCCCGGCGCCACATCGAACTCGTCGCCGGCTGA
- a CDS encoding tripartite tricarboxylate transporter substrate binding protein, translating to MKIRTLALAAAFSLAAVTGSLAEWAPSGPIKLQIGFGAGGETDTIGRVVAKTMAENTGWNIVAENKPGGGGLAMFTQIAVMPPDGQTIGLGVSMPVLVNLTLRGDELPFDLDSFDYLGTAAYAQLGIVAKSDAPFDDLAGLIAYAKENDGALIGFDAKPQELLLNLVSKEADAPFKLVSMESSAEQIQNVLGGHVIASFSAGAHIPYLESGDMKMIASANAERHGYAPDVATVREQGYDIYVDPYFYFAGPASLPDDARKALGDALAAAIASDEVKTAINNAFKADPTNLGPEGTKKMMVDGLANVGKLFGK from the coding sequence ATGAAAATCAGGACCTTGGCACTGGCTGCGGCGTTCTCGCTCGCGGCCGTGACCGGCTCGCTGGCCGAATGGGCGCCGTCGGGCCCGATCAAGCTGCAGATCGGCTTCGGCGCCGGCGGCGAAACCGACACGATCGGGCGGGTTGTGGCCAAGACGATGGCCGAAAACACGGGCTGGAACATCGTGGCCGAAAACAAGCCGGGCGGCGGCGGGCTCGCCATGTTCACCCAGATCGCGGTGATGCCGCCGGACGGCCAGACGATCGGGCTCGGGGTCAGCATGCCTGTGCTGGTCAACCTCACCCTGCGCGGCGACGAACTGCCGTTCGATCTCGACAGTTTCGACTATCTGGGGACCGCGGCCTACGCGCAGCTTGGCATCGTTGCCAAGAGCGACGCCCCGTTCGACGACCTTGCCGGCCTGATTGCATATGCCAAGGAGAATGACGGCGCGCTGATCGGGTTTGACGCCAAGCCGCAGGAACTGCTGCTCAACCTGGTATCCAAGGAGGCCGACGCGCCGTTCAAGCTCGTCTCGATGGAATCGAGCGCCGAGCAGATCCAGAACGTGCTTGGCGGCCACGTCATCGCATCGTTTTCGGCCGGCGCGCACATTCCCTACCTGGAAAGCGGCGACATGAAGATGATCGCCAGCGCCAATGCCGAACGGCACGGTTATGCGCCGGATGTCGCGACGGTGCGCGAGCAGGGCTACGACATCTATGTCGACCCGTATTTCTATTTCGCCGGCCCGGCCAGCCTGCCGGACGATGCCAGGAAGGCGCTCGGCGATGCGCTGGCCGCGGCGATCGCCTCCGACGAGGTCAAGACCGCCATCAACAACGCCTTCAAGGCTGACCCGACCAATCTCGGTCCTGAAGGCACCAAGAAGATGATGGTGGACGGGCTTGCCAATGTCGGCAAGCTGTTCGGCAAATAG
- a CDS encoding tripartite tricarboxylate transporter TctB family protein, with product MTVNRMSGLAMLLFALAMAFLVIPAHTETVGSGWMKPDTLPLACCVALAVLGIAHVIRGGGTTALDAREMLRFLGALLIVAACLWVMSRFGFLPGAIAAMIALMLASGERRPLLVGPVAIAVPAATWLIIEHMLARSLP from the coding sequence ATGACCGTCAACCGCATGAGCGGGCTCGCGATGTTGCTGTTCGCGCTTGCGATGGCCTTTCTCGTCATCCCGGCCCACACGGAGACGGTCGGCTCGGGCTGGATGAAACCGGATACGCTGCCGCTCGCCTGCTGCGTCGCGCTGGCGGTGCTGGGCATTGCACATGTCATCCGCGGCGGCGGAACCACGGCTCTGGACGCTCGCGAAATGCTGCGCTTTCTCGGCGCGCTGCTGATCGTGGCTGCCTGCCTCTGGGTGATGAGCCGCTTCGGCTTTCTGCCGGGTGCGATCGCGGCAATGATCGCGCTGATGCTGGCGAGTGGCGAACGGCGGCCGCTGCTTGTCGGACCGGTCGCCATCGCGGTTCCGGCCGCCACCTGGCTGATCATCGAGCACATGCTCGCTCGCTCGCTGCCGTGA
- a CDS encoding tripartite tricarboxylate transporter permease: protein MDLSTALLGLGDAFSLTNLAFVVAGVAIGQIVGAIPGIGPVMAMAIAIPFTFVLDPLVAIAFLIGINKGGLFGGAIPAILINTPGTPDAAATALDGHPMARKGQPKKAMRFALYSSVTGDTFSDLVLITVSVPLAVLALKMGPVEVFALMIFAFSVIAGLVGDSILKGLIAAALGLLAATIGLDPEHGTPRLYFGYFELFDGLPLIAVAVGMLAVAEILRRLVEETSGQAAAIARQDESDPANSRISFAEYWRCRFVIARGAVIGTVLGAIPGIGSTAAAFMSYASAKRSAPDGESFGTGNPKGIAATESANSAVMGANLIPLLTIGIPGSISAALLISAFKIHGMQPGPLLFENQGRLIYGLFGAMIMANVANLAVGQMSLNLWAAVIRAPASVVFPSALVFCVVGVYLSTGGMFGVAVMLLAAIASFLMRAFGYPVIVFIIAFFLGSNFERSLSQTLVILDGDPANLLAHPIAAALLMLAFVSVVWFLAPARRR from the coding sequence ATGGACCTTTCGACCGCACTTCTCGGCCTCGGCGACGCGTTCAGCCTGACCAACCTCGCCTTCGTCGTCGCCGGCGTCGCGATCGGACAGATCGTCGGCGCCATCCCTGGCATCGGCCCGGTGATGGCGATGGCCATCGCGATCCCCTTCACCTTCGTCCTCGATCCGCTGGTGGCGATCGCCTTCCTGATCGGCATCAACAAGGGCGGACTGTTCGGCGGGGCCATTCCCGCGATCCTGATCAACACGCCGGGCACGCCCGACGCGGCGGCGACGGCGCTCGACGGCCATCCCATGGCCAGGAAGGGCCAGCCGAAGAAGGCGATGCGCTTCGCGCTCTACTCGTCGGTCACCGGCGACACCTTCAGCGACCTCGTGCTGATCACCGTCTCGGTGCCGCTGGCGGTTCTGGCGCTCAAGATGGGTCCGGTCGAGGTCTTCGCATTGATGATTTTCGCCTTCTCTGTGATTGCCGGGCTGGTCGGCGACTCGATCCTGAAGGGACTGATCGCTGCCGCGCTCGGGCTGCTGGCGGCGACGATCGGTCTTGATCCCGAACACGGCACGCCGCGGCTCTATTTCGGCTATTTCGAGCTTTTTGACGGGTTGCCGCTGATCGCGGTCGCGGTCGGCATGCTGGCGGTTGCCGAAATCCTGAGGCGCCTGGTCGAGGAGACTTCCGGCCAGGCGGCCGCGATAGCCCGGCAGGACGAGAGCGATCCGGCGAATTCGCGCATCAGCTTTGCGGAGTACTGGCGCTGCCGCTTCGTGATCGCGCGCGGCGCGGTGATCGGTACGGTGCTGGGCGCCATTCCAGGCATCGGATCGACCGCGGCCGCCTTCATGAGCTACGCGTCAGCCAAGCGCAGCGCGCCCGACGGCGAAAGCTTCGGCACCGGCAACCCGAAAGGCATCGCCGCCACGGAATCAGCCAACAGCGCGGTGATGGGCGCCAACCTGATCCCGCTGCTGACGATCGGCATTCCAGGCTCGATCTCTGCCGCGCTTCTCATCTCCGCCTTCAAGATCCACGGCATGCAGCCGGGGCCGCTATTGTTCGAGAACCAGGGAAGGCTGATCTACGGGCTGTTCGGTGCGATGATCATGGCCAATGTCGCCAATCTTGCCGTCGGGCAGATGAGCCTCAATCTGTGGGCCGCTGTCATCCGGGCCCCGGCGTCCGTGGTGTTTCCCTCCGCGCTCGTCTTCTGCGTTGTCGGCGTCTATCTCTCGACCGGGGGAATGTTCGGCGTCGCCGTAATGCTTCTGGCGGCGATAGCGTCATTTCTCATGCGCGCCTTCGGCTATCCTGTCATCGTCTTCATTATCGCCTTCTTCCTCGGCAGCAATTTCGAGCGTTCGCTTTCCCAGACGCTTGTGATCCTTGACGGAGACCCGGCCAACTTGCTCGCCCATCCGATCGCGGCGGCGCTCTTGATGCTGGCCTTCGTCTCGGTCGTCTGGTTTCTCGCGCCGGCAAGGCGGCGGTGA
- the asnB gene encoding asparagine synthase (glutamine-hydrolyzing) — MCGFVCLWNIGDEALASAMITRIAHRGPDAVAVVRAENAPVVMAHCRLSIIGPQDGAQPIYQGKDILVANGEIYNHADLRAILGESAFETKSDSETILHLFRTDALRWVSQLDGMFAFVLATPERIIAARDPLGIKPLYVATIGEGLAFASELKAFDGIEVASIRAIPPGSLFDSINGMRRWYRMPQGAAEAEPGLEEEAVWRELRLVLEDAVRKWMVADVEVGSFLSGGLDSSIIAALAARAAPYRLKTFSVGVEGSPDLVAARRVAGHIGSDHHEHAFTPADVAAVLPHVIYHLESADVDLVRSAVPTHFAAALARRHVKAVLTGEGADELFAGYTYHHAYVDRPRELADELTRSLGTMHNINLQRVDRVTMAESLEARTPFLDRDLIDFAQTIPATMKLRRTDPQGGDSTGPTTEKWVLRKACADLLPRELVWRKKAQFDEGSGTVEALGEALMIVTGASRPLDREEEAAVYERLLRERYADPDRILANAGRWESGRVALAG, encoded by the coding sequence GTGTGCGGATTTGTCTGCCTGTGGAACATCGGCGACGAGGCCCTGGCCTCGGCGATGATCACCAGGATCGCCCATCGCGGCCCTGATGCCGTCGCGGTGGTGCGGGCCGAAAACGCCCCGGTCGTCATGGCGCATTGCCGGTTGTCGATCATCGGACCGCAGGACGGCGCCCAGCCGATCTATCAGGGCAAGGATATTCTTGTCGCCAATGGCGAGATCTACAACCATGCCGACCTCCGAGCGATCCTGGGCGAAAGCGCCTTCGAGACCAAGAGCGATTCCGAAACGATCCTGCACCTCTTCCGTACCGACGCGCTGCGCTGGGTATCGCAGCTCGATGGCATGTTCGCCTTCGTTCTGGCCACGCCCGAGCGCATCATCGCCGCGCGCGACCCGCTCGGCATCAAGCCGCTTTATGTCGCCACGATCGGCGAGGGGCTTGCCTTCGCCTCCGAGCTGAAGGCCTTCGACGGTATCGAGGTGGCCTCGATCAGGGCGATCCCGCCCGGCAGCCTTTTCGACAGCATCAACGGCATGCGCCGCTGGTATCGCATGCCGCAGGGCGCGGCCGAGGCCGAGCCGGGGCTGGAGGAGGAGGCGGTGTGGCGCGAATTGCGTCTCGTGCTCGAGGACGCGGTGAGGAAATGGATGGTGGCCGACGTCGAGGTCGGCTCGTTCCTCTCCGGCGGCCTCGACAGTTCGATCATCGCTGCACTCGCCGCTCGGGCCGCGCCCTATCGCCTGAAGACGTTCTCGGTGGGTGTCGAAGGCAGCCCCGATCTCGTAGCGGCGCGCCGGGTGGCCGGGCATATCGGCTCCGACCACCATGAACATGCCTTCACGCCGGCCGACGTCGCGGCGGTGCTGCCGCATGTCATCTACCATCTCGAAAGCGCCGACGTGGACCTGGTCCGCAGCGCGGTGCCCACCCACTTCGCCGCTGCGTTGGCGCGACGTCACGTCAAGGCGGTGCTGACCGGGGAGGGGGCAGACGAGCTCTTTGCAGGCTACACCTACCACCACGCCTATGTCGACCGCCCGCGCGAGCTAGCCGACGAGCTGACGCGCTCGCTCGGCACCATGCACAACATCAATCTGCAACGCGTCGACCGCGTCACCATGGCAGAGAGCCTGGAGGCGCGCACGCCGTTCCTAGACCGCGATCTGATCGACTTCGCCCAGACGATCCCGGCGACCATGAAGCTGAGGCGGACCGACCCGCAGGGTGGCGACAGCACCGGGCCGACGACGGAGAAATGGGTGCTGCGCAAGGCCTGCGCCGACCTGCTGCCGCGCGAACTGGTATGGCGCAAGAAGGCGCAGTTCGACGAAGGGTCGGGGACGGTCGAGGCGCTAGGCGAGGCGCTGATGATCGTGACGGGCGCGTCGCGCCCGCTCGATCGCGAAGAAGAGGCGGCGGTCTACGAAAGGCTGTTGCGCGAGCGCTACGCCGATCCCGACCGCATACTCGCCAATGCCGGCCGGTGGGAGTCCGGCAGGGTCGCGCTCGCCGGCTGA
- a CDS encoding SMP-30/gluconolactonase/LRE family protein: MAGNPIDGFTVSKADIRHVGHDLQRPECILAERDGSLWAADARSGVMHIRPDGSQQLIAQSHVNAFETTTDEAKRFTEGTLPNGLAFARDGSIYISNFGTDCLELMTRDGDTRVLIDKVDGRPIGKVNFVLRDSKDRLWVTVSTQIRNWMDAARSLIRDGSILLVDGDSVRTVATDIAFTNEVRLDANEEWLYVVETTARNITRFRVADDGSLFDRQIFGPEDHGAFIDGIAFDEYGNLWGTHVMSDRIFAITPEGELRIILDDENPEPARRLKDAFDRGEATPELMLAAGGTIAPWFASVTFGGPDLKNVYIGSLRGTTIPWFRSPVAGLPMVHWSDPRP, encoded by the coding sequence ATGGCGGGCAATCCGATCGATGGCTTCACGGTGTCCAAAGCCGATATCCGGCATGTCGGCCACGACCTGCAGCGGCCGGAATGCATCCTCGCAGAGCGTGACGGCAGCCTGTGGGCGGCCGATGCGCGCTCCGGCGTCATGCACATCCGCCCCGACGGCTCGCAGCAGCTGATCGCGCAGAGCCACGTCAACGCGTTCGAGACCACGACCGACGAAGCCAAACGTTTCACCGAAGGCACCTTGCCCAACGGGCTCGCCTTTGCCCGCGACGGCTCGATCTACATTTCCAATTTCGGCACCGACTGCCTGGAGCTGATGACCCGCGACGGCGACACCAGGGTGCTGATCGACAAGGTTGACGGCCGGCCGATCGGCAAGGTCAATTTCGTTTTGCGCGATTCGAAGGACCGGCTCTGGGTCACGGTCTCGACTCAGATCAGGAACTGGATGGACGCTGCCCGCTCGCTGATCCGTGACGGGTCGATTCTGCTCGTCGACGGCGACAGCGTGCGCACCGTCGCGACAGACATCGCCTTCACCAACGAGGTGCGTCTCGACGCCAATGAGGAATGGCTCTACGTCGTCGAGACCACCGCCCGCAACATCACCCGGTTCCGGGTCGCGGATGACGGTTCGCTGTTTGACCGACAGATCTTCGGGCCCGAGGATCACGGCGCCTTCATCGACGGCATCGCGTTCGACGAATACGGAAATCTCTGGGGCACGCATGTGATGAGCGACCGCATCTTCGCGATCACGCCCGAGGGTGAGCTTCGCATCATCCTCGACGACGAGAACCCGGAGCCGGCCCGCCGCCTTAAGGATGCCTTCGACCGTGGCGAGGCAACGCCGGAGCTGATGCTGGCCGCCGGCGGCACCATCGCGCCGTGGTTCGCGAGCGTCACCTTCGGCGGGCCGGACCTCAAGAACGTCTATATCGGCTCGCTGCGCGGCACGACCATTCCATGGTTCCGCAGCCCGGTCGCCGGCCTGCCCATGGTTCACTGGAGCGACCCGCGGCCGTAG
- a CDS encoding OsmC family protein gives MAEAMQKAMVQFDCRGTATGKMRNELDVRMVLPFEEGPFELATDEGSFHGGDASAPPPLALFVGGLTGCIMTQIRAFAKRLGVTVADLKVDTRVQWNWEAKGRIYETAPHSFEIDVMIDSPDEEQKVVALIEAAKKGCFIEQTLGRQNTIRHRMKTADGWKEV, from the coding sequence ATGGCCGAGGCAATGCAGAAGGCCATGGTGCAGTTCGATTGCCGGGGCACCGCCACCGGCAAGATGCGCAACGAACTTGATGTCAGGATGGTGCTTCCCTTCGAGGAAGGACCGTTCGAACTCGCAACCGACGAAGGATCCTTCCACGGCGGCGACGCCAGCGCGCCGCCGCCGCTGGCGCTTTTCGTCGGCGGGCTGACCGGCTGCATCATGACCCAGATCCGCGCCTTCGCGAAACGGCTCGGCGTGACGGTCGCAGACCTCAAGGTCGATACCCGGGTGCAATGGAACTGGGAAGCCAAGGGGCGCATCTACGAGACGGCGCCGCATAGCTTCGAAATCGACGTCATGATCGACAGTCCCGACGAAGAGCAGAAGGTTGTGGCGCTGATCGAGGCGGCCAAGAAGGGCTGCTTCATCGAGCAGACACTTGGGCGGCAGAATACGATCCGCCACCGCATGAAGACGGCTGACGGCTGGAAGGAGGTCTGA
- a CDS encoding 3-keto-5-aminohexanoate cleavage protein encodes MARKNDKVIITCAVTGGVHTPTMSDALPVTPDEIAQQSIAAAEAGASIIHLHARDPETGRPTPDPAVFMQFLPRIKQSTDAVVNITTGGGLGMTIEQRLAAPLKAEPELCSLNMGSMNFALHPLAGKYKEWKHDWEKPFLEASDDFIFRNTFRDISYILKHLGEGCGTRFEHECYDVGHLYNLAHFVDQGLIKPPFLVQSIFGILGGIGADVENVGFMKQTADRLFGDDYVWSVLAAGRFQMPFITHAALLGGHVRVGLEDSLYIGKGKLAQSNAEQVAKIRTILEEIGHSIASPAEAREMLALKGGDRVKF; translated from the coding sequence ATGGCCCGCAAGAACGACAAGGTCATCATCACCTGTGCGGTAACCGGCGGCGTGCACACGCCGACCATGTCCGACGCCCTGCCGGTAACGCCTGACGAGATCGCGCAGCAGTCGATCGCCGCTGCCGAAGCCGGCGCATCGATCATACATCTTCACGCGCGCGACCCCGAGACCGGCAGGCCGACGCCCGACCCGGCGGTTTTCATGCAATTCCTGCCGCGCATCAAGCAGTCGACCGACGCGGTGGTGAACATCACCACCGGCGGCGGTCTCGGCATGACCATCGAACAGCGTCTGGCCGCACCGCTCAAGGCCGAGCCGGAGCTCTGCTCGCTCAACATGGGCTCGATGAACTTCGCCCTGCACCCGCTCGCCGGCAAATACAAGGAGTGGAAACACGATTGGGAAAAGCCGTTTCTCGAAGCGAGCGACGACTTCATCTTCCGCAACACGTTCCGCGACATCTCCTACATTCTCAAGCATCTCGGCGAGGGCTGCGGCACGCGCTTCGAGCACGAATGCTACGATGTCGGGCACCTCTACAACCTCGCCCATTTCGTCGATCAGGGGCTGATCAAGCCGCCTTTCCTGGTCCAGTCGATCTTCGGCATCCTCGGCGGCATCGGCGCCGACGTCGAAAACGTCGGCTTCATGAAGCAGACCGCCGACCGCCTGTTCGGTGACGATTACGTCTGGTCGGTGCTTGCCGCCGGGCGCTTCCAGATGCCCTTCATCACCCATGCCGCGTTGCTCGGCGGGCATGTCCGCGTCGGGCTGGAAGATTCGCTCTACATCGGCAAGGGCAAGCTCGCGCAGTCGAACGCCGAGCAGGTCGCCAAGATCAGGACCATCCTCGAGGAGATCGGCCACTCGATCGCCAGCCCCGCCGAAGCACGCGAGATGCTGGCGCTCAAGGGCGGCGACAGGGTGAAGTTCTGA